The following are from one region of the Bradyrhizobium septentrionale genome:
- the moaD gene encoding molybdopterin converting factor subunit 1 — protein MKLKYFAWVRERVGKAEEIIEPPADVRTVGDLIGWLAARDDTYAYAFEKPAVIRAAIDHAHVKSDAAISGAREIAFFPPMTGG, from the coding sequence ATGAAGCTGAAATATTTCGCCTGGGTCCGTGAACGCGTCGGCAAGGCCGAAGAGATCATCGAGCCGCCGGCCGACGTGCGCACCGTCGGCGACCTGATCGGCTGGCTTGCCGCGCGCGACGACACCTATGCCTATGCCTTCGAGAAGCCCGCGGTGATCCGCGCCGCGATCGACCACGCCCATGTCAAATCGGATGCGGCGATCTCCGGCGCCCGCGAGATCGCGTTCTTCCCGCCGATGACCGGCGGCTAA